One region of Hymenobacter sediminicola genomic DNA includes:
- a CDS encoding phosphopantothenoylcysteine decarboxylase domain-containing protein yields MRVLITAGPTYEPLDPVRFIGNHSTGKMGYALAEAFAAIGAEVTLISGPTSLPNPAHPSIRTQRVETADQMYVAAAAVASEADVWVFAAAVADYKPAQVAAEKIKKSGDTLTLELVKNVDIAATLGKTKRPEQFSVGFALETNNEQAHALDKLHRKNFDLVVLNSLRDAGAGFRHDTNKVTLLDAQGQTRIFEVKPKAEVAQDIVDAVLARLPREV; encoded by the coding sequence ATGCGCGTTCTTATCACGGCCGGCCCCACCTACGAACCCCTCGACCCGGTTCGCTTCATCGGCAACCACAGCACTGGCAAGATGGGCTACGCGCTGGCGGAAGCTTTTGCCGCTATCGGGGCCGAGGTGACACTCATTAGTGGCCCCACCAGTCTGCCTAACCCAGCTCATCCAAGCATCCGGACGCAGCGGGTGGAAACCGCCGACCAGATGTATGTTGCCGCTGCTGCTGTAGCATCTGAGGCCGATGTATGGGTTTTTGCGGCGGCGGTGGCCGACTACAAGCCTGCGCAGGTAGCCGCCGAGAAGATCAAAAAATCCGGCGACACACTGACGCTGGAGTTGGTGAAGAACGTAGATATTGCGGCGACACTGGGGAAAACGAAGCGGCCCGAACAATTTTCGGTGGGTTTTGCGTTGGAGACGAACAACGAGCAGGCTCATGCGCTGGACAAGCTGCACCGCAAAAACTTCGACCTCGTGGTGCTAAACTCGCTGCGTGATGCCGGTGCTGGATTTCGCCACGACACCAATAAAGTGACGCTGCTGGACGCGCAGGGCCAAACTCGTATCTTTGAAGTAAAGCCGAAAGCCGAAGTGGCTCAGGATATTGTGGATGCTGTTCTTGCCCGCCTGCCTCGTGAAGTATAA
- a CDS encoding flavoprotein, whose product MPLQDRKILLGVCGSIAAYKAAPLVRLLVKAGAEVQVILTASASAFVTPLTLGTLSKKPVLQGFLKDEAAGEWHNHVHLGLWADVLLVAPVSANTLAHFAHGLCDSLLDAVYLSARCPVLLAPAMDLDMYAHPATTANLATLRSYGNIVLDSPAGELASGLSGPGRMLEPEDIVAELERFFNR is encoded by the coding sequence ATGCCGCTGCAAGACCGCAAGATTTTATTGGGGGTTTGCGGCAGCATTGCCGCCTATAAAGCCGCGCCGCTGGTGCGGCTGCTAGTGAAGGCCGGAGCCGAGGTGCAAGTCATTCTGACTGCCTCGGCTTCGGCCTTTGTTACGCCCCTTACGCTCGGTACGCTATCCAAGAAACCTGTTCTGCAGGGCTTTTTGAAGGATGAAGCGGCTGGCGAATGGCACAACCACGTGCACCTGGGGCTATGGGCCGATGTGCTGCTGGTGGCGCCGGTTTCGGCCAATACGCTGGCCCATTTCGCGCACGGCCTCTGCGACTCGCTGCTCGATGCTGTATATCTTTCAGCCCGCTGCCCGGTATTGCTGGCCCCCGCCATGGACTTGGATATGTATGCCCACCCGGCTACTACAGCTAATCTGGCGACGTTGCGCTCCTACGGCAATATCGTGCTCGACTCGCCGGCCGGAGAGTTGGCCAGCGGCCTTTCAGGGCCCGGCCGTATGCTGGAGCCCGAGGATATTGTGGCAGAGCTAGAGCGGTTTTTCAATCGTTAA
- a CDS encoding DNA-directed RNA polymerase subunit omega, with amino-acid sequence MKAPNHVPASIVTRNMSDFTAETGNVYESIAIISKRANQISVKLKEELNGKLAEFATTVDNLEEVFENREQIEISKHYERLPKPTNLAVEEFLEGKVHFRTPSEFDENGNLRAIEGQ; translated from the coding sequence ATGAAAGCTCCTAACCACGTCCCTGCCTCCATCGTGACCCGCAACATGTCGGACTTTACTGCCGAAACGGGCAACGTCTACGAAAGCATTGCCATCATCTCGAAGCGTGCCAACCAGATTTCGGTGAAGCTGAAAGAGGAGCTGAACGGCAAGCTGGCCGAGTTTGCTACCACCGTTGATAACCTGGAAGAGGTGTTCGAAAACCGGGAGCAAATCGAAATCAGCAAGCACTACGAGCGTCTGCCCAAGCCCACCAACTTGGCTGTAGAAGAGTTTTTGGAAGGTAAAGTGCATTTCCGTACTCCGTCGGAGTTCGACGAGAACGGCAACCTGCGCGCTATCGAGGGTCAATAG
- a CDS encoding outer membrane protein assembly factor BamD has protein sequence MHTFRPTLFVLLLSTLLLGACTGYQKLLKSSDVNKKYEAAIQYYDKGDYFKAGTLLEDLVPLLKGRPEAEKAQFYFANTNFRQRNYTLSSYYFKSFADTYPNSTYAEEATFLQAKSLFRDSPEWELDQTNTYSALETIQEFLNRYPNSTFRPEAENMSQELQKKLELKAYQGARLYYNLRYYQSAVVALGGFQQQFPASAFNEEAEFLKVSAQYDLARESVLEKQRERYMEVVAFYQHFIDTYPQSRHLKDAERMYTDAQAQIAKLKPSEPTAAN, from the coding sequence ATGCATACTTTTCGCCCGACCCTTTTTGTTCTGTTGTTGAGCACCTTGCTGCTTGGCGCCTGCACCGGCTACCAGAAACTGCTCAAGAGCAGCGACGTGAACAAGAAGTACGAAGCTGCCATCCAGTACTACGATAAGGGCGACTATTTCAAGGCCGGAACACTGCTCGAAGACCTCGTGCCGCTGCTGAAAGGCCGCCCGGAAGCTGAAAAGGCGCAGTTCTACTTCGCCAACACCAACTTCCGCCAGCGCAACTACACGCTCAGTTCCTACTACTTCAAAAGCTTCGCCGATACGTATCCTAACTCCACGTACGCGGAGGAAGCCACTTTCCTACAGGCCAAATCCCTGTTCCGCGACTCGCCGGAATGGGAGCTGGACCAAACCAACACGTATTCGGCGCTGGAAACCATTCAGGAGTTCCTGAACCGCTACCCGAACAGCACGTTCCGCCCGGAGGCCGAAAATATGTCGCAGGAGTTGCAGAAAAAACTGGAGCTGAAAGCGTATCAGGGGGCCAGGCTGTATTACAACCTGCGCTACTATCAGTCGGCTGTGGTAGCCTTGGGGGGCTTCCAGCAGCAGTTTCCGGCCTCTGCCTTCAATGAAGAGGCCGAATTTCTGAAAGTGAGTGCCCAGTATGATCTGGCCCGCGAAAGTGTACTGGAAAAGCAGCGGGAACGGTATATGGAAGTGGTGGCGTTCTACCAGCACTTCATTGACACCTATCCGCAGAGCCGCCACCTCAAAGATGCCGAGCGGATGTACACCGATGCGCAGGCACAAATAGCCAAGCTCAAACCTTCTGAGCCTACGGCCGCAAACTAA
- a CDS encoding OstA-like protein codes for MSLSKSLFLLWLALLPAFSFAQQRPAARPAAQPTPPKGSRIELLPGTQRLIGGTFNGVEIRKLIGNVSFRQGTTLLYCDSAYQYLEKNALEAFSNVRIIQNDTITITGDRGTYDGDTRKARITGNVTMRDPRMTLTTQVLDYDLDRNLAYYSTGGHLVDPENTLDSRFGYYNTTSKVFSFKRDVKLVTKDNTIDTDTLQYNTVSKVAYFLGPTRIKGRQGTLYAENGTYNTITRVSNFQKNAKIETPNYLLGGDRLVYDETRQYGVATGHVSMTSKKDNLVIRGDVGRYWRALGRTKVYGVPVMRNISGKDTLYLAADTLISQEGRPPLNEAGVLYAFPKAKIFRTDLQGRADSLTYDRQDSIIYLNKNPILWNEKNQLTADSMEIRQRNGKVDQMRLYANSFIIGQDTLLNFNQVKGRNMVAYFQSNSIKKVDVLGNAESLYYALEGDTAVSGMNKAASATMALRFAESKLQTISFLTNPDASFIPPHELKPEDEKLKDFKWRPTERPTRRAVLGKHFALPVKAKAKSKAKTPAKASTKAKPKATSKAKTKAAARAPVRRAAPAKPAPKVPANAPKPVVRPAVK; via the coding sequence ATGTCCCTGTCCAAGTCACTTTTTCTGCTCTGGCTGGCGCTGCTGCCGGCCTTTTCCTTCGCCCAGCAGCGGCCGGCGGCCCGCCCGGCGGCGCAGCCTACGCCGCCCAAAGGCTCCCGTATCGAACTGCTGCCCGGCACGCAGCGGCTCATCGGCGGCACGTTCAACGGCGTGGAAATCCGCAAGCTGATCGGCAACGTGAGCTTCCGGCAGGGCACCACGTTGCTCTACTGCGACTCAGCCTATCAGTATCTGGAGAAAAATGCGCTGGAAGCCTTCAGCAACGTGCGCATCATCCAGAACGACACTATCACCATCACCGGCGACCGGGGCACCTACGACGGCGACACGCGCAAGGCCCGCATCACCGGCAACGTGACCATGCGCGACCCGCGCATGACGCTCACCACGCAGGTGCTCGACTACGACCTGGACCGCAACCTGGCCTATTACAGCACCGGCGGCCACCTCGTCGACCCCGAAAACACGCTCGACAGCCGCTTCGGCTACTATAACACTACCAGCAAAGTCTTCAGCTTCAAGCGCGACGTGAAGCTGGTAACCAAGGACAACACCATCGACACCGACACGCTGCAGTACAATACGGTGTCGAAGGTGGCGTACTTCCTCGGGCCCACGCGCATCAAGGGCCGGCAGGGCACGCTCTACGCCGAAAACGGCACGTACAACACCATCACGCGGGTATCGAACTTCCAGAAAAACGCCAAAATCGAGACGCCCAACTACCTGCTCGGCGGCGACCGGCTGGTGTACGACGAAACCCGGCAGTATGGCGTGGCTACCGGCCACGTCTCGATGACCAGCAAAAAGGACAACCTCGTAATCCGGGGCGACGTGGGGCGCTACTGGCGGGCACTGGGCCGCACCAAAGTGTACGGCGTGCCCGTAATGCGCAACATTTCGGGCAAAGACACGCTGTATCTGGCCGCCGATACGCTCATCAGCCAGGAAGGCCGCCCGCCGCTCAACGAGGCCGGCGTGCTGTACGCCTTTCCGAAAGCCAAGATCTTCCGCACCGACCTGCAGGGTCGCGCCGACTCGCTGACCTATGACCGGCAGGATTCCATCATCTACCTCAACAAAAACCCGATTCTCTGGAACGAGAAAAACCAGCTGACCGCCGACAGCATGGAAATCCGGCAGCGCAATGGCAAAGTGGACCAGATGCGCCTCTATGCTAACTCGTTCATTATCGGGCAGGACACGCTACTGAACTTCAATCAGGTGAAGGGCCGCAACATGGTGGCATACTTCCAGAGCAACTCGATAAAAAAAGTAGACGTGCTTGGCAACGCCGAGAGCCTCTACTATGCTCTTGAAGGCGACACGGCCGTGAGTGGCATGAACAAAGCCGCGTCGGCCACGATGGCGCTGCGCTTTGCCGAGAGCAAGCTCCAGACCATCAGTTTTCTGACCAACCCCGATGCCAGCTTCATTCCGCCCCATGAGCTAAAGCCCGAAGATGAGAAGCTGAAAGATTTCAAGTGGCGCCCCACGGAACGCCCCACCCGCCGCGCCGTGTTAGGCAAGCACTTCGCGCTTCCGGTGAAAGCTAAGGCCAAGTCCAAAGCCAAAACTCCGGCCAAAGCCAGCACGAAAGCCAAACCGAAAGCAACTTCAAAAGCCAAGACGAAAGCCGCTGCTAGAGCGCCTGTCCGCCGGGCGGCTCCCGCAAAACCCGCCCCGAAAGTGCCGGCCAATGCCCCGAAACCCGTGGTACGGCCGGCCGTCAAGTAG
- the tilS gene encoding tRNA lysidine(34) synthetase TilS: MLDQVRHFIQEHQLFSLETDTLLVAVSGGQDSVALADVLHRLGAQFAVAHCHFGLRGDEADADEQFVRKLAKKYEVPYFAEFFQTKAFAEQEGISTQMAARALRYEWFERIRQTQGLTYIATAHHQRDAAETMLLNLTHGTGLAGLHGIPPKNGAIVRPLLGIGKPELFEYLVENQLMWREDASNDSPVYQRNRLRQEVLPVLRDINPNLDQTLQFTAERVGGAEEIVRRYVQDTAAEAQRTEADATYLDIRLLQKTAATTLVLHELLRPFGFTFPVVKDIVAAFPAESGRRFESPTHRLVKDREQLVITPKNLTKFGTHQLQAGQEVLKIDGLHLRLELQEVTETFEVPRGKAVAALDADALKFPLIVRPWQEGDWFMPIGMKGKKKLSDFLIDQKVPLNLKDNVQVLCSGDGKIAWVIGFRPDERFRVNDDTERVLVVKRM; this comes from the coding sequence ATGCTCGACCAGGTTCGCCACTTTATTCAGGAACATCAGCTCTTTTCGCTGGAAACAGATACGCTGCTGGTGGCCGTCAGCGGCGGGCAGGACTCGGTGGCGCTGGCCGACGTGCTGCACCGGTTGGGCGCGCAGTTTGCTGTGGCGCACTGCCATTTTGGGCTGCGCGGCGACGAGGCCGATGCCGACGAGCAGTTTGTGCGCAAGTTGGCCAAGAAGTACGAGGTGCCCTATTTCGCCGAGTTCTTCCAGACCAAGGCGTTTGCCGAACAGGAAGGCATTTCGACCCAGATGGCGGCCCGGGCACTACGCTACGAGTGGTTTGAGCGAATCCGGCAGACGCAGGGCCTCACCTATATAGCCACCGCCCACCACCAGCGCGACGCCGCCGAAACCATGCTGCTCAACCTCACCCACGGCACCGGGCTGGCGGGTTTGCACGGCATTCCGCCCAAAAACGGCGCTATCGTGCGGCCGTTGCTAGGTATCGGCAAGCCGGAGCTGTTCGAGTATCTGGTGGAAAACCAGCTGATGTGGCGCGAAGACGCCTCCAACGACAGTCCCGTGTACCAGCGCAACCGCCTGCGCCAAGAGGTGCTGCCCGTGCTGCGCGACATCAACCCCAACCTCGACCAGACGCTGCAGTTCACGGCTGAGCGGGTGGGCGGGGCCGAGGAAATTGTGCGCCGCTACGTGCAGGACACTGCCGCCGAGGCCCAGCGCACCGAGGCCGACGCCACTTACCTCGACATTCGGCTTCTGCAAAAAACCGCCGCTACCACGCTGGTGCTACACGAGCTGCTGCGACCGTTCGGGTTCACCTTTCCGGTGGTGAAGGACATTGTGGCGGCTTTCCCGGCTGAGTCGGGCCGCCGCTTCGAGTCGCCGACGCACCGGTTGGTGAAGGACCGTGAGCAACTGGTCATCACCCCGAAAAACCTCACCAAATTCGGCACACATCAGCTACAGGCCGGGCAGGAAGTACTCAAGATTGATGGCCTGCACCTGCGCCTGGAGTTGCAGGAAGTGACCGAAACGTTTGAGGTGCCGCGCGGCAAAGCCGTGGCCGCCCTCGACGCCGACGCGCTGAAGTTTCCGCTCATCGTGCGGCCCTGGCAGGAAGGCGACTGGTTTATGCCCATCGGTATGAAAGGCAAGAAAAAGCTTTCCGACTTCCTCATCGACCAGAAAGTACCCCTCAACCTCAAAGACAACGTGCAGGTGCTCTGCTCCGGCGACGGCAAAATTGCCTGGGTCATCGGCTTCCGGCCCGACGAACGGTTCCGCGTGAACGACGACACCGAACGGGTGCTGGTGGTGAAGCGGATGTAA
- the mdh gene encoding malate dehydrogenase produces the protein MKVTVVGAGNVGATCADVLATREIANEIVLVDIKEGFAEGKALDIWQKAPIIGYDSRTVGVTGDYSRTADSDVVVITSGLPRKPGMTRDDLISTNASIVKSVTEQVVKYSPNAIIIIVSNPLDVMTYQAHLTSGLPRTKVFGMAGILDTARYRAFLAEALNVSPKDIQAVLMGGHGDTMVPLPRYTTVGGIPVTELIDKATLDAIVQRTAQGGGELVKLMGTSAWYAPGAAAAQMVEAIVRDQRRVFPVCIKLEGEYGIDGVYLGAPVILGKNGIEKVIELQLNDEEKALLETSRGHVKEVMDALDNMSKATA, from the coding sequence ATGAAAGTTACCGTAGTTGGGGCTGGCAACGTGGGCGCTACCTGCGCCGACGTTTTGGCCACCCGCGAAATTGCCAACGAAATTGTTCTGGTTGACATCAAAGAAGGCTTCGCCGAAGGCAAAGCGCTTGATATCTGGCAAAAAGCCCCCATCATCGGCTACGACTCGCGCACAGTGGGCGTCACCGGCGACTACAGCCGCACCGCCGACTCGGACGTGGTGGTAATTACTTCCGGCCTGCCCCGCAAGCCCGGCATGACCCGCGACGACCTGATTTCGACCAACGCCAGTATCGTGAAATCGGTGACGGAGCAGGTGGTAAAATACTCGCCCAACGCCATCATCATCATCGTGAGCAATCCGCTCGACGTGATGACCTACCAGGCCCACCTCACGTCGGGTCTGCCCCGCACTAAGGTATTCGGCATGGCCGGCATTCTCGATACGGCCCGCTACCGCGCCTTCCTGGCCGAAGCCCTCAACGTAAGCCCCAAAGACATTCAGGCAGTGCTCATGGGTGGCCACGGCGACACCATGGTGCCTCTGCCCCGCTACACCACCGTGGGCGGCATCCCCGTTACGGAACTGATTGACAAGGCTACCCTCGACGCCATCGTGCAGCGCACGGCGCAGGGCGGTGGCGAGCTGGTGAAGCTGATGGGTACCTCGGCTTGGTATGCGCCAGGCGCAGCGGCGGCCCAGATGGTAGAAGCCATTGTGCGCGACCAGCGCCGCGTGTTCCCGGTGTGCATCAAGCTAGAAGGCGAGTACGGCATCGACGGTGTGTACTTGGGCGCTCCGGTTATCCTGGGCAAAAACGGCATCGAAAAGGTAATCGAGCTGCAGCTGAACGACGAGGAGAAGGCACTGCTGGAAACCTCGCGCGGCCACGTGAAAGAAGTGATGGATGCGCTGGACAACATGAGCAAGGCCACGGCCTAA
- a CDS encoding macro domain-containing protein translates to MHIHLIDTNPEVTDAWASVFADVPQVTVRHGSIFDHPADALVSPANSFGYMNGGIDFAISKHLGWHLEKDLQRIIREKYYGELLVGQAEIVETGSPLFPFLIAAPTMRTPMTITRGPNVYQSMKAVLLLLEHGTLPTGESVKSKITSVAIPGLGTGVGQVRPLVCARQMRIAWEDVMQQKYATATGWQEMCANYAYFYTHNESDIKYDIA, encoded by the coding sequence ATGCATATACACCTGATTGACACCAATCCCGAAGTAACCGATGCTTGGGCAAGCGTATTCGCCGACGTTCCGCAGGTCACCGTACGCCACGGTTCCATTTTCGACCACCCAGCCGATGCTCTGGTTAGCCCCGCTAATAGCTTTGGCTATATGAATGGAGGTATCGACTTTGCCATTTCTAAGCATCTGGGCTGGCATCTGGAAAAAGACTTACAACGCATCATTCGCGAGAAATACTATGGCGAATTACTGGTAGGTCAGGCAGAAATAGTGGAAACAGGGAGCCCCTTATTTCCCTTTCTAATTGCCGCACCTACCATGCGCACGCCCATGACCATCACCCGGGGGCCAAACGTCTATCAAAGCATGAAAGCTGTTCTGCTTCTGTTGGAGCACGGCACACTGCCAACCGGCGAGTCCGTAAAATCAAAAATCACCAGCGTAGCCATACCGGGTCTTGGTACTGGTGTGGGGCAGGTTCGACCATTGGTGTGCGCCCGCCAGATGCGCATTGCTTGGGAAGATGTAATGCAGCAGAAATATGCTACCGCAACCGGCTGGCAGGAAATGTGCGCCAACTACGCCTATTTCTACACCCACAACGAATCCGATATCAAATACGATATTGCCTGA
- a CDS encoding DNA alkylation repair protein, translating into MTAQTVQTALHTLADPARAVLLQRFFKTGPGEYGEGDKFLGLDLPQQRLVARTFRALPLAETEKLLHSPWHESRQTALIIWTLQFQKAGPAGRQAIHKAYLANRRFVNNWNLVDITCPLLVGTYLLDKDRTPLYELAAEPQLWSQRMALVSTLAFIRKNQFQDTFALAELLLSHPHDLIHKATGWMLREVGKRSEEALEEFLTDHHGQLPRTALRYAIERLPPDRRQWHMRK; encoded by the coding sequence ATGACTGCCCAAACCGTCCAAACTGCGCTGCACACCTTGGCCGACCCGGCGCGCGCCGTACTGCTGCAGCGCTTCTTTAAAACCGGGCCGGGCGAGTACGGCGAAGGCGACAAATTCCTGGGACTCGATTTGCCGCAGCAGCGGCTGGTGGCGCGTACGTTTCGGGCGCTGCCGCTGGCTGAAACCGAGAAGCTGCTGCACAGCCCCTGGCACGAGAGCCGCCAAACCGCCCTCATCATCTGGACGCTGCAGTTTCAGAAAGCCGGACCGGCGGGCCGTCAGGCCATTCATAAGGCATATCTGGCTAACCGGCGCTTCGTCAACAACTGGAACCTCGTGGACATCACCTGTCCGCTACTCGTGGGCACTTATCTGCTCGACAAGGACCGCACGCCGCTATACGAGTTGGCCGCCGAGCCGCAGCTCTGGAGCCAGCGCATGGCGCTTGTTTCGACGCTGGCCTTCATCCGCAAAAACCAGTTTCAGGACACCTTTGCACTGGCCGAGCTACTTCTCTCCCACCCCCACGACCTGATTCATAAAGCTACTGGCTGGATGCTGCGCGAAGTAGGCAAACGCAGCGAGGAGGCGCTAGAGGAATTCCTCACAGACCACCACGGCCAGCTGCCGCGCACGGCGTTGCGCTACGCCATCGAGCGGCTCCCGCCCGACCGGCGGCAGTGGCACATGCGCAAATAA
- a CDS encoding rhomboid family intramembrane serine protease — protein MSFIDDIRAAFSRRDNALSQLLLINVLAFVALLLVRVGLFLTTGGSITITPILEWIAVPSDPLRLLTRPWTLLTYSFAHLEFLHILFNLLNLYWFGSLVREYLGDRKLVSLYILGALAGAALYLLAFNLIPVFQGRPAILYGASASVTAIIVGAATLLPDYTFNIILLGPVRIKYIAAVVVLVSIAGIDGNNPGGEIAHLGGALLGFLFVKQLQRGRDLGRPVQAVGDWVGALLSGRPRLRVTHRGGSAAAPAASAARKGNLPKPEQEDIDAILDKISRSGYESLSKEEKQKLFKASQK, from the coding sequence ATGAGTTTTATCGACGACATCCGGGCTGCCTTTAGCCGGCGCGACAACGCGCTGAGCCAGCTGCTGCTAATCAACGTACTGGCCTTTGTGGCCTTGTTACTGGTGCGGGTCGGCTTGTTTCTGACCACTGGCGGCTCCATCACCATTACGCCCATTCTGGAATGGATTGCGGTGCCCAGTGACCCGCTGCGCCTGCTCACGCGCCCCTGGACGCTGCTCACCTACAGCTTTGCGCATCTTGAGTTTCTGCACATCCTGTTCAATCTTCTGAACCTGTATTGGTTCGGGTCCTTGGTGCGCGAGTACCTCGGCGACCGGAAACTGGTGAGCCTATATATTCTGGGTGCTTTGGCCGGTGCGGCGCTGTACCTCCTGGCTTTCAATCTGATACCGGTTTTTCAAGGTCGTCCAGCTATTCTATATGGTGCCTCGGCCAGTGTCACGGCTATTATAGTGGGTGCCGCTACCTTGCTGCCTGACTACACCTTCAACATCATTCTGCTGGGGCCGGTACGCATCAAATACATTGCGGCTGTAGTGGTGCTAGTATCTATTGCGGGCATTGATGGCAACAACCCCGGTGGCGAAATTGCACACCTGGGCGGGGCGCTGCTTGGCTTCCTGTTCGTAAAACAGCTGCAGCGCGGCCGCGACTTGGGCCGCCCCGTGCAGGCCGTTGGCGACTGGGTGGGGGCGTTGCTTTCCGGCCGGCCACGGCTGCGCGTAACGCACCGGGGTGGCTCGGCGGCGGCTCCAGCTGCCTCGGCTGCGCGCAAAGGAAATTTGCCCAAGCCCGAGCAGGAGGACATCGACGCTATTCTCGATAAGATTTCCCGCTCCGGATACGAAAGCCTTTCGAAGGAAGAAAAGCAGAAGCTCTTCAAAGCCAGTCAGAAATAA
- a CDS encoding rhomboid family intramembrane serine protease produces the protein MFQLTPTVRTLLIINVLIFFLQSQFGPQVTVLGALFPFGSVYFQPWQFVTYMFMHGGFGHLFSNMLGLVFIGASLENVWGPKRFLTYWLICGIGAGVLYQGVRSYELHQMNNARIAFQEEPSGVAFADFYRTYFPESGQSAVSLANMLQRDPTNPEMIASANNAIQSACDMALNSPSAGMLGASGALFGVLFAFGFLFPHEKLIIFPIPIPIKAWLFVALYTAYELYKGIHPVPGDNVAHFAHLGGMLIGFIVLKIWQRNGTHYG, from the coding sequence ATGTTCCAACTTACGCCAACTGTCCGCACGCTGCTTATTATCAATGTGCTGATATTCTTTCTGCAGAGCCAGTTTGGTCCGCAGGTTACAGTGCTCGGCGCTTTGTTTCCGTTTGGGTCAGTGTACTTTCAGCCCTGGCAATTCGTGACGTATATGTTCATGCACGGTGGTTTTGGGCACTTGTTCTCCAACATGCTGGGGTTGGTGTTCATTGGGGCTTCGCTGGAAAATGTATGGGGCCCGAAACGTTTCCTGACCTACTGGCTGATCTGCGGCATCGGGGCCGGCGTGCTCTATCAGGGCGTGCGCTCCTACGAGCTGCACCAGATGAACAATGCCCGCATAGCGTTTCAGGAAGAGCCATCGGGCGTTGCCTTCGCAGATTTCTACCGCACCTATTTCCCGGAATCTGGGCAGTCAGCCGTGTCGTTGGCCAACATGCTGCAGCGCGACCCTACCAACCCTGAAATGATAGCCAGCGCCAACAACGCCATTCAGAGCGCCTGCGATATGGCGCTGAATAGTCCATCTGCCGGCATGCTGGGGGCTTCAGGGGCGTTGTTTGGCGTCCTGTTTGCCTTTGGGTTCCTGTTTCCGCACGAAAAGCTCATCATCTTTCCGATTCCAATCCCGATTAAAGCCTGGCTGTTTGTGGCGCTGTACACGGCCTACGAGCTTTACAAAGGCATCCATCCGGTGCCTGGCGACAATGTGGCGCACTTCGCACATTTGGGCGGAATGTTGATTGGGTTCATCGTGTTGAAAATCTGGCAGCGTAACGGTACACACTATGGCTAA